The Streptococcus mitis genomic sequence CTTTGTTACAGAAGGGATTGATTGCGGTTGGTGTCTTTCTCGTTGTTGTAGGGATTGTCAACCTTGCAACCAACATTAAAGACGGTGGACCAGGTGTTCGGAATGCCATTCTGGAAATTGTCGGTGGTGTTATGGTCGGGGCTGCTGGAGCCTTTGTAACCCAGATTTCAATTTAGGAGGATAAACAATGACATGAATCTTAGTTTAGTCTCACCCTTTGTTTACCTTGCATCTGAAAAAATATCAGCTGAAAATTTATTTGAAGGGTTTAATGTAGATTTACAATCTACGGTAGATTTGATTAAATCCCTATCTAGCTACAATCCAACAGTTTGGACTTATATGTCTAGTATTACTAAAAGTGTCATGCAGCCCCTTGGAGTTGCGATTTTATCAGTTGTTCTCATCTTAGAATTTTCGAAGATGGCAAAGAAAATTGCTAACTCAGGTGGAGCGATGACCTTTGAAGCATTAGCGCCGATGTTGATTAGTTATATTATGGTCGCAGTTGTAATTACCAACACTACCGTCATTGTAGAAGCCATCATCGGGATTGCGAGTCATGCCATTGAACAAGTGGCTTCGATTGTGGCTCACGGTGGGGCAAAGTATGATACCATCTCTGGATTAAAAGGTTCAGGATTTATTGGCCGGATGATTGTAGGCTTTTTCGCCCTCCTCATTTGGCTTGTTCGGATAGTAAGTGCAGCCATGGTCAATCTTTTGGTATCCATTCGATTTATTCAACTTTACCTTATGATTCCATTTGCCCCTCTTACGATTCCAACATTTTTAAGTGATGAGTGGAAGTCTATTGGTATTGGCTATTTAAAAAATATTATGGTCTATGCGGTACAAGGGGTTCTTATTTTTCTGATTGTTTCTCTTGTTCCTTTGTTTGAATCTGCTGGGAAAATAGCTGTTTCAAATGGTGCAGGAGTCTTGCAATCACTTGCGATTATGTTTGGTAGTTTAATACAAGCTATCTTACTGATTATTGCCCTCGTTGGTTCTCAACGTACGGCTCGCTCAATCTTAGGTATGTAATTAGATAAAGGCTAGGAAGTGATTGCTTCTTAGCCTTTTTAGAAAGGAAAGTCATGAATACACGTGTCTTTAAAGACATCTCAAAATACCAACACAGGGCTTGGTTAGGTTTCACCACAAGACAAATCATCTTTGTTTTACCAGCCTTTATTGTCACAATTATTGTTTTGGGCTTGAATCTCTTTTTCTGGCAATTTGGAGATTGGTTTGTTTACGGTTTTGTGTTTGCTTTTACCATCCCCCTAATGCTTTTTGGAGTCTATAAACCCAATGATTTATATTTTGAACATTATTTGAAATACCGTCTTCATTTTGAATTAACGGTTCCCCTACGCACAATTACAGGAAAGAAAGGACCTGAACATGAAAAGAAAATCAAATACATTAAAGAAACAAAAAACTTCAATGACTAATCAGAAAGAAGTAGTTAAAGGAAAAAAAGAGGAAGTGTTACCATCAACGGCTAATACGCTTGCCTATCAAGCCCTGTATCAAAATGGTCTGATGCAGGTAAAAGAAGATTATTTCTCACAAAGCTATTTACTTGGTGATGTCAATTACCAGACCGTTGGTTTAGAAGATAAGGGCGCAATCATTGAGAAGTATTCTGATTTGATTAACTCCCTAGATGACCAAACCAACTTCCAATTGACTATCTTTAATAAAAGATTGAATTTAGAAAAGTTTAGACAAAGTGTTTTGTATGAGGAAAAAGAAGATGGATATGATAGCTATCGTAAAGAATTGAATCGGATGATGAATCAGAATTTAGACAGTGGTGAAAATAACTTTTCAGCTGTGAAACTGATTAGCTTTGGTAGAAAGGATTCTAATCCCAAACAAGCCTATCGTTCCTTGTCTCAAATTGGAGAATATTTCAAGAGTGGTTTTTCAGAAATTGATGCTCGCTTTGAATCCTTGGCTGGAGAAGACCGTGTCAACTTGTTGGCCGATATGCTTAGAGGAGAACACCATCTTCCTTTTTCTTACCGTGATTTAACGAGATCGGGTCAGACAACTCGTCACTTTATAGCTCCTAACCTTTTGGATTTTAAAAACAAGAATTACCTACAAATTAATGACCGCTTATTGCAGATTGTCTATGTGAGAGACTACGGCATGGAATTAGGTGATCAGTTTATCCGAGACCTCATGCAAGGAGATTTGGAATTGATTGTAAGCCTTCATGCTCAAAGTTCGACTAAGGCAGATGCTATGAAGAAACTAAGAACAAAGAAGACCTTGATGGAATCCCAAAAGATTGGGGAACAACAAAAACTAGCTCGTACAGGTATCTATTTGGAAAAAGTAGGTCATGTTTTAGAAAGCAATATCGATGAAGCTGAAGAACTCTTAAAAACCATGACCGAGACAGGAGATAAACTGTTTCAAACGGTCTTCTTGATTGGGGTCTTTGGTCAGGATGAAGAGGAACTCAAACAAGCCCTAGATACGATCCAACAAGTGGCTGGCTCAAACGACCTAATGATTGATAAACTTCCATATATGCAAGAAGCAGCTTTTAATAGTTTGCTGCCATTTGGTTGTGATTTTTTAGAGGGAGTATCACGGAGTTTATTAACATCTAATGTAGCAGTGAACTCTCCTTGGACTTCAGTAGACTTACAAGACCGTAGTGGGAAATATTACGGTATCAATCAAATCTCAAGCAATATTATTACCATTGATCGTAGCCTATTAAATACACCGTCTGGTCTGATTTTAGGAACATCAGGAGCTGGGAAAGGGATGGCAACCAAGCATGAAATTATCACGACCAAAATCAAGGAATCTGGTGAAAATACTGAAATTATCATTGTGGATCCAGAAGCAGAGTACAGTGTCATTGGACGGGCTTTTGGTGGAGAAATGATTGATATTGCGCCAGATTCCCAAACATATCTCAATGTCCTTGACTTGTCTGAAGAAAATATGGATGAAGATCCTGTAAAGGTAAAATCAGAATTTCTTTTATCCTTTATTGGCAAGTTATTGGATAGAAAAATGGATGGAAGAGAAAAATCGATTATCGACCGAGTTACCAGACTCACCTATCAGTCATTTAAAGAGCCCTCTTTGGAAGAATGGGTCTTTGTCTTGAGTCAACAGCCAGAAGAAGAAGCGCAGAATTTGGCACTTGATATGGAACTGTATGTCGAAGGTTCTCTTGATATTTTTTCTCATAAGACCAATATTCAGACAGGATCTAATTTCTTGATTTATAACGTTAAGAAGTTAGGAGATGAGCTGAAACAAATCGCCCTTATGGTTGTTTTTGATCAGATATGGAATCGTGTCGTTCGGAATCAAAAATTAGGGAAGAAGACCTGGATTTATTTTGATGAAATGCAGCTTCTCTTATTAGATAAATATGCCAGTGATTTCTTCTTTAAATTGTGGAGTCGTGTCAGAAAATATGGAGCTAGTCCGACTGGGATAACCCAAAATGTCGAAACCTTATTGTTAGATCCAAACGGTAGACGGATTATTGCAAATAGTGAATTTATGATTCTCCTCAAGCAAGCAAAAAATGACCGAGAAGAACTAGTTCAACTCTTAGGCTTGTCAAAAGAACTCGAAAAATACCTTGTCAATCCAGAAAAAGGGGCAGGACTGATAAAAGCTGGTTCAGTTGTCGTACCCTTTAAAAATAAGATTCCTCAAGGTACTCAATTGTTTGATATCATGAGTACGGATCCTGATAAAATGGCTTCTAATTAAGGGGAAGGTAAATGAAGGATAAAAAAGAAATCATACGTGCCCGAAAGGCATTTAGAAGAAGCCTAAAAGATGAGAAAAAATTCTTGAAAAAAGGAAAGAAGGAGGTGAGGAAACAGAAAAAAGATTCCGCTGTACTGGATGATAAAGCATGGAAAAAAGAGATAAAGCAAAAGCTAGAGGAGATGAGAGAAGCTTCAAAGGAGAGAGTAAAACAAGCAAATGAAGACTACAATCATATTCTTCAAAATAGTCCTCCATCTCTTTTGAATCGCAAAGAATTAAGAGATAGACGATTGCCTCATGCTAGGAAACGATTGAAAATAGCCAAGAAGCAATTTAGAGAAGCCAAGGTAGAAGCAAAAGAAGAAAGAAAAGAGAGTCGTAAAGAAAGAAAAACCAATCAAAAATTTCTCTACGGTCAGGAATCGAAAGCAAAATCTAATTTTTTCTTTCAAGGGAAGAGTTTAGAAGAATTAAAAGCTAAGAAAGAAGTCAAGGCCGCAAAAGAGAATCTAAAATCTACTAAACAAGCCTATAAGTCCAAAAAAGTCAGTAGGAAAGCCAAAACTTTTCTTTATGTCCTTGGACGTGAAGGAGGAGAGTTAGCTTCAGAAAATGAAGATTTAGAAGGCTATCGCACACTTCAAGAGACCATTAGAAAAGGGAAACGCTACAGTCGGCTTTCTTATAACATTGGGAAAACTAGTGTCAAAACAGGACAAGCAACAGGTCGTTTTACCAAGAAAAGACTGACCAACACAAAAGAGCGATACCATCATTTTAAGGATGGAAAAGGATGGAAACTAGCGAAAGATAATCCAAGCTCCTTTAAAAATCGGTTTCGAAAATTAAAGAAACAAGGTCTTACAAGTGTCCGAAATATCTATCAAAAACTAAAAGCAGCCTTTTCCTTCTTTACATTTGCGGCTGGAAATCCTGCAACATGGATAGTTGGAGGATTAGTCTTTCTTCTCTTACTTATGATGAGCTTCTTTTTAGGATTTTCATCTGCTAGTTTGATTCAACAAGATGAATTTGAATTAACAAAAGCTTATACCCACCTAACTTGGGAAGATGCAGAACATACTCGCACAAATGACAAAGGAATTACTTATTACACAAAAGTTGATGATGTGATGGGGTATATGAACTTTAAATTCCATGACTATGAGTTAAACAAACCAGTTCACTTATTTAGTTCCGAAACTTACAAGGATTATCTGTCTACTTTGTGGCATGATTTAAACGATGGGGATGATTTGAAATCCATGCAAGACCTTTATGAAACTCCTAAGTATAAACTATCGAAAGACGATCAAGAGGAAATGAAGGAACTAAAAGAAGAAGGTGTCTATGCTTCCATGCAGGAATTGGACAATCCATTTGAGGGGAAAAGCAACGAAGATAGTCTAACCATGATTTATCGTTATGGATACTATGATTTAGACGGAAAACCTACTCTTCAGGAGTACATTCTACTAGAAGCGAAGGCTCACCAAACGATTGTCGCACCAATGGATGGGGTCGTATCACTAGATGGTGACAATATAATTCTCACTAACGGAAAAGGAGAGAATGAGAGTCGATTGACCTTGTATTCTATTCATAATGGCCGTGCGATTGAGGGTACAAGAGTCCTAACGGGTGATATTATTGGTGAAACATCAGACGATACAGGTTTGAAAGTTTCCTATCAAAAGTATAAGAACAAGAAAGAAAAATTGGTGTATGTCAATCCGCAATTTTATTTTCCCAAAGTCATTCAACTTCAGACAACTATCTTACCTGCCATTGGTCAGTTTGGTGGGGATGAGTTTGAACGAGCAAAACATATTTATGAGTTTTTGAAATCTCAAGGGGCAAGTCCCCAAGCCATTGCGGCTATTTTAGGAAATTGGTCGGTAGAGTCTTCTATCAATCCTAAACGAGCTGAGGGAGATTATTTATCTCCTCCAGTTGGCGCTACCGATTCCTCATGGGATGATGAAAGCTGGTTAGCGATAGGAGGA encodes the following:
- a CDS encoding conjugal transfer protein TrbL, which encodes MNLSLVSPFVYLASEKISAENLFEGFNVDLQSTVDLIKSLSSYNPTVWTYMSSITKSVMQPLGVAILSVVLILEFSKMAKKIANSGGAMTFEALAPMLISYIMVAVVITNTTVIVEAIIGIASHAIEQVASIVAHGGAKYDTISGLKGSGFIGRMIVGFFALLIWLVRIVSAAMVNLLVSIRFIQLYLMIPFAPLTIPTFLSDEWKSIGIGYLKNIMVYAVQGVLIFLIVSLVPLFESAGKIAVSNGAGVLQSLAIMFGSLIQAILLIIALVGSQRTARSILGM
- a CDS encoding PrgI family protein yields the protein MNTRVFKDISKYQHRAWLGFTTRQIIFVLPAFIVTIIVLGLNLFFWQFGDWFVYGFVFAFTIPLMLFGVYKPNDLYFEHYLKYRLHFELTVPLRTITGKKGPEHEKKIKYIKETKNFND
- a CDS encoding VirB4-like conjugal transfer ATPase, CD1110 family, whose product is MKRKSNTLKKQKTSMTNQKEVVKGKKEEVLPSTANTLAYQALYQNGLMQVKEDYFSQSYLLGDVNYQTVGLEDKGAIIEKYSDLINSLDDQTNFQLTIFNKRLNLEKFRQSVLYEEKEDGYDSYRKELNRMMNQNLDSGENNFSAVKLISFGRKDSNPKQAYRSLSQIGEYFKSGFSEIDARFESLAGEDRVNLLADMLRGEHHLPFSYRDLTRSGQTTRHFIAPNLLDFKNKNYLQINDRLLQIVYVRDYGMELGDQFIRDLMQGDLELIVSLHAQSSTKADAMKKLRTKKTLMESQKIGEQQKLARTGIYLEKVGHVLESNIDEAEELLKTMTETGDKLFQTVFLIGVFGQDEEELKQALDTIQQVAGSNDLMIDKLPYMQEAAFNSLLPFGCDFLEGVSRSLLTSNVAVNSPWTSVDLQDRSGKYYGINQISSNIITIDRSLLNTPSGLILGTSGAGKGMATKHEIITTKIKESGENTEIIIVDPEAEYSVIGRAFGGEMIDIAPDSQTYLNVLDLSEENMDEDPVKVKSEFLLSFIGKLLDRKMDGREKSIIDRVTRLTYQSFKEPSLEEWVFVLSQQPEEEAQNLALDMELYVEGSLDIFSHKTNIQTGSNFLIYNVKKLGDELKQIALMVVFDQIWNRVVRNQKLGKKTWIYFDEMQLLLLDKYASDFFFKLWSRVRKYGASPTGITQNVETLLLDPNGRRIIANSEFMILLKQAKNDREELVQLLGLSKELEKYLVNPEKGAGLIKAGSVVVPFKNKIPQGTQLFDIMSTDPDKMASN
- a CDS encoding phage tail tip lysozyme, encoding MKDKKEIIRARKAFRRSLKDEKKFLKKGKKEVRKQKKDSAVLDDKAWKKEIKQKLEEMREASKERVKQANEDYNHILQNSPPSLLNRKELRDRRLPHARKRLKIAKKQFREAKVEAKEERKESRKERKTNQKFLYGQESKAKSNFFFQGKSLEELKAKKEVKAAKENLKSTKQAYKSKKVSRKAKTFLYVLGREGGELASENEDLEGYRTLQETIRKGKRYSRLSYNIGKTSVKTGQATGRFTKKRLTNTKERYHHFKDGKGWKLAKDNPSSFKNRFRKLKKQGLTSVRNIYQKLKAAFSFFTFAAGNPATWIVGGLVFLLLLMMSFFLGFSSASLIQQDEFELTKAYTHLTWEDAEHTRTNDKGITYYTKVDDVMGYMNFKFHDYELNKPVHLFSSETYKDYLSTLWHDLNDGDDLKSMQDLYETPKYKLSKDDQEEMKELKEEGVYASMQELDNPFEGKSNEDSLTMIYRYGYYDLDGKPTLQEYILLEAKAHQTIVAPMDGVVSLDGDNIILTNGKGENESRLTLYSIHNGRAIEGTRVLTGDIIGETSDDTGLKVSYQKYKNKKEKLVYVNPQFYFPKVIQLQTTILPAIGQFGGDEFERAKHIYEFLKSQGASPQAIAAILGNWSVESSINPKRAEGDYLSPPVGATDSSWDDESWLAIGGPAIYSGAYPNILHRGLGLGQWTDTADGSTRHTALLNYAHAKNKKWYDLDLQLDFMLHGDSPYYQSWLKDFFGNTGSAANLAQLFLTYWEGNSGDKLLERQTRATEWYYQIEKGFSQTNGGQAKSDPQSLEGVRGDLYDHSVPGGGDGMAYAYGQCTWGVAARMNQLGLKLKGRNGEKISIINTMGNGQDWVATASSLGGETGSIPRSGAIVSFVGGTHGTPAIYGHVAFIEKVYDDGSFLVSETNYGGNPNYTFRKISQADSAISFAYTVK